In the genome of Photobacterium sp. TY1-4, one region contains:
- a CDS encoding SLC13 family permease: MRQSLRYLVPILIPLVILLLPATAFPVEGLTVIQQRVIAIFLLAALCWVFEPIPIYATSVVIIVLELLMLSDKGLVLFRGGEGQAAFGELLSHKAIMATFASPIIMLFLGGFFLAMAATKYRLDVNLARVLLKPFGTRPSHVMFGLMLITAVFSMFMSNTATTAMMLSILAPVIALFGAKDPGKIAFALCIPVAANIGGIGTPIGTPPNAIALKYLTGENLITFGEWMFFGVPFVAVLLCFAWALINGFYPAKQEKIELTIQGKFLKTPKAITVYVTFALTIVLWLMGSAHGMNAYTVALIPVAVFSLTGIINKEDLKKISWDVLWLVSGGIALGLALDQTGLARLMVHSIPFDSYSPYVVLGGSAVLCLLMANFMSHTATANLLMPIMAALGTSMASLVPLGGEITLILVVTFAASLGMSLPISTPPNALAHATGHVESQQMARVGVIVGVVGVLLSFVMIWILHLIDHI; the protein is encoded by the coding sequence ATGCGCCAATCTCTGAGGTATCTCGTACCGATATTGATCCCGCTGGTGATCCTGCTGCTACCGGCCACAGCATTTCCGGTTGAAGGACTGACTGTGATCCAACAACGGGTGATCGCCATTTTTCTGCTGGCCGCTTTGTGCTGGGTGTTTGAGCCGATCCCGATTTACGCCACCTCGGTGGTGATTATTGTGCTGGAACTGCTGATGCTGTCCGACAAAGGATTGGTGCTGTTTCGCGGTGGGGAAGGCCAGGCAGCGTTTGGTGAGCTGCTGAGTCATAAAGCCATTATGGCAACCTTTGCCAGCCCGATCATCATGCTGTTTCTTGGCGGATTTTTCCTCGCGATGGCTGCAACCAAGTACCGGTTGGATGTCAACTTGGCCCGGGTGTTGCTGAAACCGTTCGGCACCCGGCCCAGCCATGTGATGTTCGGGTTGATGTTGATCACCGCTGTTTTTTCGATGTTTATGTCCAACACGGCCACCACAGCCATGATGTTGTCGATCCTGGCCCCGGTGATCGCTCTGTTCGGTGCCAAAGATCCGGGCAAAATTGCCTTCGCCCTGTGCATTCCGGTGGCCGCCAATATTGGCGGGATTGGCACACCAATCGGCACGCCGCCCAATGCCATCGCGCTGAAATACCTGACCGGTGAGAATCTGATCACTTTTGGCGAGTGGATGTTCTTCGGTGTGCCGTTCGTTGCAGTCTTGCTGTGTTTTGCCTGGGCCCTGATCAACGGGTTCTACCCGGCGAAGCAGGAAAAAATTGAGCTGACCATTCAGGGCAAATTTCTCAAGACGCCGAAGGCGATTACGGTGTATGTCACTTTTGCGCTGACCATTGTGCTGTGGCTGATGGGATCGGCCCACGGCATGAATGCCTATACGGTGGCGCTGATCCCGGTTGCGGTCTTTTCGCTGACCGGCATTATCAACAAAGAAGATTTGAAGAAAATTTCCTGGGACGTGTTGTGGCTGGTTTCCGGCGGGATCGCTCTGGGGCTGGCGCTGGACCAAACCGGTCTGGCCCGGCTGATGGTGCATAGTATCCCGTTTGACAGTTATTCCCCTTACGTGGTTCTCGGCGGTTCGGCGGTCCTGTGTCTGTTGATGGCGAATTTCATGTCGCATACGGCGACGGCCAACCTGCTGATGCCGATTATGGCGGCTTTAGGAACATCGATGGCGTCCCTGGTACCGCTTGGCGGTGAGATCACCCTGATCCTGGTGGTGACCTTTGCTGCCTCTTTGGGAATGTCCCTGCCGATCAGTACGCCGCCGAATGCCCTGGCTCATGCAACGGGTCATGTGGAAAGTCAGCAGATGGCACGGGTCGGGGTGATTGTCGGCGTGGTCGGTGTGCTGCTGAGTTTTGTGATGATTTGGATCCTGCATCTGATCGATCATATTTAA
- a CDS encoding CBS domain-containing protein: MESLKVKDYMNMRPVTFDPKMSLSQALDKLLVSKQIGGPVVDEQRKVVGFISEQDMIHKLLKVGYHCQDTHNVQDCMRSEVLTVTPEDSIIELAEVMTGQKPKIYPVVDNGRLVGIITRRDVLTAISNQIVDCFKHPV, encoded by the coding sequence ATGGAGTCGCTGAAAGTTAAAGATTACATGAATATGCGCCCGGTCACATTTGATCCGAAAATGTCCTTGTCGCAGGCGCTGGATAAATTGCTGGTATCGAAACAGATCGGTGGTCCGGTTGTCGACGAGCAACGCAAAGTGGTCGGCTTTATTTCTGAGCAGGATATGATCCATAAGCTGCTGAAAGTCGGCTATCACTGCCAGGATACCCATAATGTGCAGGATTGTATGCGTTCAGAGGTGCTGACGGTCACACCGGAAGACTCGATTATTGAGCTGGCGGAAGTCATGACCGGCCAAAAGCCGAAAATTTATCCGGTGGTGGATAACGGGCGGTTGGTAGGCATTATCACCCGGCGTGATGTGCTGACCGCGATCAGTAACCAGATTGTAGATTGCTTTAAACATCCGGTCTGA
- a CDS encoding YdgA family protein produces the protein MLKKIGAIGGAVSIILCWPLATGQIGERIYLDTVGKYENPYLTISNESYDRGYLSSDVVSRLEVKDDWKPMFDDEGLPTVWYVHHKVEHGVLGVTSTSELVLDETFKPVADKLWGDGVTPIRFTTSTALTRATEFSITMNPIAFKDEQGATADVTSFEMTGSVDSKGAGEFHYRLPKASLTTTARETMVLNGLEGGGQGVMDGQFWIGSQNLAVAHLSFHNLEADQGVALDKLVVAMQNSLSQPEPAAEAADPKLTNTNSVRIARVVAMDGQEYQDLHFQVALSELDYPAITRLGHVAEGIEQQMTQAQAEEAALALDLLVAKGMKFAIEQLSVVTPKGAVTSNLNLELAPGIARASENLALITDKLQGDFSLQLPIALVEANPELLDKANMMEQNGIIEKGSEFYDLKVKVDGDQIILASGDQLPLAMLMMLFM, from the coding sequence ATGTTGAAGAAAATTGGCGCCATCGGCGGTGCCGTGTCAATCATCTTATGCTGGCCGCTGGCGACCGGGCAAATTGGTGAGCGTATCTACCTGGATACGGTCGGGAAGTATGAAAATCCTTACCTGACGATCAGCAATGAAAGTTATGACCGGGGTTATCTGAGCTCGGATGTGGTGTCCCGCCTCGAAGTGAAAGATGACTGGAAACCGATGTTCGATGATGAAGGCTTGCCGACAGTCTGGTATGTCCATCATAAAGTTGAGCACGGCGTGTTGGGCGTGACATCGACCAGCGAGCTGGTGCTGGATGAGACGTTCAAGCCGGTGGCGGACAAGTTGTGGGGTGACGGGGTGACGCCGATCCGCTTCACCACCTCGACCGCCCTGACCCGGGCGACGGAATTTTCCATCACCATGAACCCGATTGCCTTCAAGGATGAGCAAGGGGCCACGGCTGATGTGACATCGTTTGAGATGACCGGCTCGGTGGATAGCAAAGGGGCCGGAGAGTTCCACTACCGGTTGCCGAAAGCATCCCTGACCACCACGGCCCGCGAAACCATGGTCCTGAACGGGCTGGAGGGGGGCGGCCAGGGCGTGATGGATGGTCAGTTCTGGATTGGCAGCCAGAACCTGGCTGTGGCGCACCTGAGCTTCCATAACCTGGAAGCCGATCAGGGCGTGGCGCTGGACAAGTTGGTGGTCGCGATGCAGAACAGCTTGAGTCAGCCGGAACCGGCTGCAGAAGCGGCGGATCCGAAGCTGACCAATACCAACAGCGTGCGCATTGCACGTGTTGTCGCGATGGATGGTCAGGAATACCAGGACCTTCACTTCCAGGTGGCACTCTCGGAGCTTGATTATCCGGCCATCACCCGTCTTGGCCATGTAGCTGAAGGGATTGAACAGCAGATGACCCAGGCACAGGCGGAAGAAGCAGCTCTGGCGCTGGATCTGCTGGTGGCGAAAGGAATGAAGTTTGCGATTGAGCAACTGAGCGTGGTGACGCCGAAAGGGGCGGTGACCAGCAATCTGAACCTTGAACTGGCGCCGGGCATTGCCAGGGCGTCAGAGAATCTGGCGTTGATTACGGATAAACTTCAGGGCGATTTCAGTTTACAGTTGCCGATTGCGCTGGTCGAAGCGAATCCTGAGCTGCTGGACAAAGCGAACATGATGGAGCAAAACGGCATCATTGAAAAAGGGTCTGAGTTTTACGACCTGAAGGTCAAGGTGGATGGCGATCAAATCATTCTGGCATCGGGCGATCAGTTGCCGCTGGCGATGCTGATGATGCTGTTTATGTAA
- a CDS encoding ATP-binding protein, which produces MNSFVIVCLDDDPCIIERLNQELAEFAGLFDLCNAYSIREAYKILDLVGRQGQQVAAVICDNRLGQDNGVDFLIQLEAHPATRHARSILLNDKPQLDSIMQAVNEGRLHYCLNKPWPRDELKQVLTKELTTFVLKHPGEDWLRYSQVLDHRRILNAHIDRQMANFRSGFIQNTNDLDDASLARQVTDALHDFFDGNDESRACRTYSANHLLTQEGQPNRFLWFITEGEVVLFKKDEHGNRHEVVRVGPGNLVGGMSFVSGEPSFSTGITLGKTDVIKLDRTLFNKVMNSRSELLPLFTNLLLRNFNRRLQGSIRTEMQLQQTLQSLDAAYQQLIEKEKMAMLGQLVAGVAHELNNPVSAILRGSDTLKHTIGKLTETQLSPENQTRGNVILQQAMQSRPLSTSETRRRAKALEPVLGDRQLARKAVQMGIDGPVHLDSWMLGQKKELKPVMEEWDNYYQVGSFLRSMHVCAQRIADLVKSLKSYARQDDETFHQVDIHEGLEDTLVIFENRLKRHLVTKEYATLPPVTCQPIALQQVWTNLIANALDAVDEPGEIQIITRFTPGTESLSPGNQSVDVIVEDNGKGIAPAQQEKIFELNYTTKREGNFGLGIGLSVCQQIIHHHHGQIRVESEPGQFTRMIVTLPLNGGVSRPGPAAHSTAPQEAL; this is translated from the coding sequence TTGAACAGTTTTGTCATTGTCTGTCTGGATGACGACCCCTGTATTATTGAACGGCTTAACCAGGAGCTGGCGGAATTCGCCGGGCTGTTTGATCTCTGTAACGCCTACAGTATCCGCGAAGCCTACAAGATCCTAGATCTCGTTGGACGGCAGGGACAACAAGTCGCGGCGGTGATCTGCGATAACCGCCTCGGCCAGGATAACGGCGTGGATTTTCTGATCCAACTTGAGGCCCATCCGGCCACCCGCCACGCCCGCTCGATATTGCTCAATGACAAACCCCAGCTCGACAGCATCATGCAGGCGGTCAACGAAGGCAGGCTGCATTACTGCCTCAACAAACCCTGGCCCCGCGATGAGTTAAAGCAGGTGTTGACCAAGGAACTCACGACCTTCGTACTCAAACATCCCGGCGAAGACTGGCTGCGATATAGCCAGGTGCTGGATCACCGCCGGATCCTCAATGCCCATATCGATCGGCAAATGGCCAACTTCCGTTCCGGCTTTATTCAAAATACCAATGATCTGGACGACGCCAGTCTGGCCCGTCAGGTTACCGATGCCCTGCACGACTTTTTTGACGGCAACGATGAGAGCCGGGCCTGCCGGACCTACAGTGCCAACCACCTGCTGACCCAGGAAGGCCAGCCCAACCGCTTCCTGTGGTTTATCACCGAAGGGGAAGTAGTCCTGTTCAAAAAAGATGAACACGGCAACCGGCACGAAGTGGTCCGGGTCGGGCCAGGCAACCTGGTCGGCGGGATGTCGTTTGTCTCGGGCGAACCGTCGTTTTCGACCGGGATCACGCTGGGCAAAACCGACGTCATCAAGCTTGATCGCACCCTGTTCAATAAGGTGATGAATTCCCGCAGCGAACTACTGCCCTTATTCACCAACCTGCTGCTGCGGAACTTCAACCGCCGCCTGCAAGGCAGTATCCGCACCGAAATGCAACTGCAGCAAACCCTGCAATCGCTGGATGCCGCCTACCAGCAGCTAATTGAAAAAGAAAAAATGGCCATGCTGGGCCAACTGGTCGCCGGGGTGGCCCATGAGCTCAATAACCCGGTATCGGCCATCCTGCGGGGCAGCGATACCCTCAAACACACCATCGGCAAACTGACCGAAACACAACTGAGCCCGGAAAACCAGACCCGTGGCAATGTCATCCTGCAACAGGCCATGCAGTCGCGACCGCTGTCGACCTCGGAAACCCGGCGTCGGGCCAAAGCCCTGGAGCCGGTGCTGGGGGATCGCCAGCTGGCCCGCAAGGCGGTCCAGATGGGCATTGACGGGCCGGTGCACCTCGACAGTTGGATGCTCGGCCAGAAAAAAGAACTCAAACCGGTGATGGAAGAGTGGGACAATTACTACCAGGTGGGCAGTTTTCTACGTTCGATGCACGTGTGCGCCCAGCGCATTGCCGATCTGGTCAAGAGCCTGAAAAGCTATGCCCGCCAGGATGATGAAACCTTCCACCAGGTCGACATCCATGAAGGGCTGGAAGATACGCTGGTGATTTTCGAAAATCGCCTGAAACGCCACCTCGTCACCAAAGAGTATGCAACGCTGCCCCCCGTCACCTGCCAGCCCATCGCCTTGCAGCAGGTGTGGACCAATCTGATTGCCAATGCGCTGGACGCGGTGGATGAGCCCGGGGAAATCCAGATCATTACCCGATTCACGCCTGGTACGGAAAGCCTGAGCCCCGGCAACCAAAGCGTGGATGTGATCGTCGAAGATAACGGCAAAGGGATTGCCCCGGCGCAGCAGGAGAAAATCTTCGAACTCAATTACACCACCAAGCGTGAAGGCAACTTCGGCTTAGGCATCGGCTTATCAGTCTGTCAGCAAATTATCCACCATCACCATGGCCAGATCCGGGTTGAATCCGAGCCCGGGCAATTTACCCGAATGATTGTCACGCTCCCGCTGAACGGCGGCGTCTCCCGCCCCGGGCCGGCAGCACATTCCACCGCGCCACAGGAGGCCCTATGA
- a CDS encoding response regulator has protein sequence MNKYLILCVDDEREVLDSVIHDLSSLEEHFVIEAAESVDEAKEVLAESIADHVPLALILCDHIMPGETGIDFLIELKHWSETETSRRVLLTGQAGLEETVQAVNQASLDYYIAKPWDGDQLKQVAIDQLTSYVIEHETDLMPWARVLDTNRIMAALSDRRLSLSDR, from the coding sequence ATGAACAAATATCTGATCCTTTGCGTCGATGATGAACGGGAAGTGCTCGACAGCGTCATCCATGACCTCAGCAGCCTGGAAGAGCATTTTGTCATTGAAGCGGCGGAATCGGTCGATGAGGCCAAGGAAGTACTGGCCGAGTCGATCGCCGATCATGTCCCGCTCGCCCTGATCCTGTGTGACCATATCATGCCGGGCGAAACCGGGATTGATTTCCTGATTGAACTGAAGCACTGGTCGGAAACCGAAACCTCTCGCCGGGTCCTGCTGACCGGCCAAGCCGGGCTGGAAGAGACCGTGCAGGCCGTCAACCAGGCCAGCCTGGACTATTACATCGCCAAACCCTGGGACGGCGATCAGCTCAAACAAGTGGCGATCGATCAACTGACCAGCTATGTCATTGAGCATGAAACGGATCTGATGCCCTGGGCCCGGGTGTTAGACACCAACCGGATCATGGCTGCGCTCAGTGATCGGCGCCTGTCACTGTCCGACCGCTAA
- a CDS encoding 2-hydroxyacid dehydrogenase: MKVAVFSTKKYDQQSFERINAHYQHELTYFEFRLTEQTARMAHGFDAICAFVNDDLSRPVLQVLADHQVKIIAMRCAGFDKVDLDAAAELGIQVVRVPAYSPEAIAEHTLGLMLSLNRRIHRAYQRTRDANFSLEGLTGFNFYGKTVGVIGTGKIGIATIRILKGLGMNILAYDPYENPIALELGVVYTTLDEIYAQADVITLHCPMTEENYHMLDAEAFGKMRDGVMIINTSRGELLNSKDAIEALKNRKIGSLGIDVYENEKDLFFEDKSNDVIVDDVFRRLSSCHNVLFTGHQAFLTEEALGNIADTTLNNLKQFEAGQRSGNELIQA; encoded by the coding sequence ATGAAAGTTGCAGTCTTCAGCACAAAAAAATACGACCAGCAGTCATTCGAGCGCATTAATGCCCACTACCAGCATGAGTTGACTTACTTTGAATTCCGGCTGACCGAGCAGACCGCCCGGATGGCGCACGGTTTTGACGCCATCTGTGCGTTCGTCAACGACGATCTGAGCCGTCCGGTGTTGCAAGTTCTGGCCGATCACCAGGTCAAGATCATTGCCATGCGCTGCGCTGGCTTTGACAAGGTTGATCTGGATGCGGCCGCTGAGCTGGGCATCCAGGTGGTTCGCGTTCCTGCCTATTCGCCGGAAGCTATTGCCGAGCATACCCTGGGCCTGATGCTCAGCCTGAACCGCCGGATCCACCGTGCGTACCAACGCACCCGCGACGCCAACTTCTCTCTGGAAGGACTGACCGGATTCAACTTCTACGGGAAAACCGTGGGTGTCATCGGCACCGGTAAGATTGGCATCGCCACCATTCGTATCCTCAAAGGCCTCGGAATGAACATTCTGGCCTACGACCCGTATGAAAACCCGATCGCTCTTGAACTGGGTGTCGTCTACACCACCCTGGATGAGATTTATGCCCAGGCGGATGTGATCACCCTGCACTGCCCGATGACCGAAGAAAATTACCATATGCTTGATGCCGAAGCATTTGGCAAAATGCGCGACGGTGTGATGATCATCAACACCAGCCGGGGTGAACTGCTTAACTCCAAAGATGCCATTGAAGCGCTGAAAAACCGTAAAATCGGCTCGCTGGGGATTGATGTGTATGAAAACGAAAAAGACCTGTTTTTCGAAGACAAGTCGAATGATGTCATCGTCGATGATGTCTTCCGCCGTCTGTCTTCCTGCCACAACGTCCTGTTCACCGGGCACCAGGCGTTTCTCACCGAAGAAGCGCTGGGGAACATCGCCGACACCACCCTGAACAACCTCAAGCAGTTTGAGGCCGGGCAACGCTCCGGCAACGAACTCATTCAGGCTTAA
- the dsdC gene encoding DNA-binding transcriptional regulator DsdC, translated as MQLPKLTGQVLSGLHCFLIAADQMSFTRAAEILCLTQSAVSHKIKNLEQNLGVQLFIRQPRKLVLTEEGKRLKAVVAHNFGDIAHEIRDLKTVELSGDFNVAVPPTFAQTWLLPRLKRFIDQYPALRFHLRTRNELVDFQTETFDCAIYFGHGKYPGLHTAKLMDESMLPVCSHEYALTHDLYGNPEKLSACLLLHDAAPWARAGQNDEWQYWAQRHGVMLPEAGCTFDRADLALQAAEQGIGVAMGRQSFVAHQLDNKRLVAPFAMAVQSPLSYFIVCRREMALSPRFEAFMSWLRSEIG; from the coding sequence ATGCAACTACCAAAACTGACGGGTCAAGTGCTGTCCGGACTCCACTGCTTTTTGATTGCAGCCGATCAAATGAGTTTTACCCGGGCCGCAGAAATTCTGTGCCTGACCCAAAGTGCCGTCAGCCATAAAATCAAGAACCTTGAACAAAACCTCGGGGTACAGTTGTTCATTCGCCAGCCGCGCAAATTGGTGTTGACGGAAGAGGGCAAGCGGCTCAAAGCGGTTGTAGCCCATAACTTCGGGGACATTGCCCACGAAATTCGTGATTTGAAGACCGTGGAGCTCAGTGGTGATTTTAACGTTGCGGTACCGCCGACCTTTGCGCAAACCTGGCTGTTGCCCAGACTGAAACGCTTTATCGACCAGTACCCGGCGCTGCGGTTCCATTTGCGGACCCGCAATGAATTGGTGGACTTTCAGACGGAAACGTTCGATTGCGCGATTTATTTCGGTCACGGGAAATATCCTGGGCTGCATACTGCCAAACTGATGGATGAAAGCATGTTGCCGGTGTGCAGCCATGAGTATGCGCTGACTCATGACCTGTATGGCAATCCCGAGAAACTCAGCGCCTGCCTGCTGCTACACGACGCTGCTCCCTGGGCCCGGGCCGGCCAGAATGATGAGTGGCAGTACTGGGCTCAACGCCATGGCGTGATGTTGCCTGAGGCCGGTTGCACTTTCGACCGGGCCGATTTGGCCCTGCAGGCGGCCGAACAGGGGATTGGCGTCGCCATGGGGCGCCAGTCATTTGTGGCCCATCAGCTGGACAATAAACGCTTGGTGGCGCCGTTCGCGATGGCGGTTCAGTCACCGCTGAGCTATTTCATTGTCTGTCGGCGTGAGATGGCATTGTCGCCACGATTCGAGGCGTTTATGAGCTGGCTGAGAAGCGAAATCGGCTGA
- a CDS encoding TfoX/Sxy family DNA transformation protein, producing the protein MFGGTGIFIHGAMYAILTEQSMFLRGGETLDGRLASLGCEKFKHIKRSTTAIVNYYDITYLYLQDRVLCDEIIRESIRLSTEEKAQKSSSQGKRLRDLPNMRLTLERMVKKAGIPDVSSFVSLGAAEVYRKVRHSHGKDIDLKLLWMFAGAIEGCHWTLLEEERKQHLLQSLE; encoded by the coding sequence ATGTTTGGTGGTACAGGAATTTTCATCCATGGGGCCATGTACGCCATCCTGACCGAGCAGTCGATGTTTTTACGCGGCGGTGAAACACTGGATGGCCGACTGGCCTCGCTGGGATGCGAGAAATTCAAACACATCAAGCGGAGCACAACGGCCATTGTGAATTACTACGATATTACGTATTTGTACCTTCAGGATCGGGTGCTGTGTGATGAGATCATTCGCGAGTCGATTCGCCTGTCTACAGAAGAAAAAGCCCAGAAATCCTCTTCTCAGGGGAAGCGTCTACGAGATCTGCCCAATATGCGCTTGACGCTGGAGCGGATGGTGAAGAAAGCAGGGATCCCGGATGTCAGTAGCTTTGTTTCCCTCGGCGCTGCCGAAGTCTACCGAAAAGTCCGACACTCCCACGGTAAGGACATTGACCTCAAATTGCTCTGGATGTTTGCCGGCGCGATTGAGGGCTGCCACTGGACCTTGCTTGAAGAAGAGCGGAAACAACATTTGCTCCAGTCGCTCGAGTAA
- a CDS encoding LON peptidase substrate-binding domain-containing protein: MADIALYPSSKHLLPEGRLELSITEERFIRMIKQSLAGERCFALCMLNEFETHDDVKKIPAIATEAKIVDFNADENGLLSIIVEGVRLIRILSIEIDEDGLLHGPSQAHPQWPEAEIDDKTACLADKLELFYHTMPEVGALFPTPNLHSLTWVCLRWLEVLPLEVHYKQLLLTQETVTLATRFLLKLLDTDAEPSTELA, encoded by the coding sequence ATGGCTGACATCGCACTGTATCCGTCATCCAAGCACCTATTGCCAGAGGGGCGGTTAGAACTTTCGATCACCGAAGAGCGGTTCATACGGATGATCAAACAATCTCTGGCCGGGGAACGATGTTTTGCGCTTTGTATGCTGAATGAATTCGAAACCCATGATGATGTGAAGAAAATTCCGGCCATCGCCACCGAAGCAAAGATTGTCGACTTCAATGCCGATGAGAATGGTTTGCTGAGTATCATCGTCGAAGGCGTCCGGCTGATCCGGATCCTGTCGATTGAAATTGATGAAGACGGCCTGCTGCATGGGCCCAGCCAAGCCCACCCACAGTGGCCAGAAGCCGAGATTGACGACAAAACGGCTTGCCTGGCAGATAAACTCGAGCTGTTTTATCACACCATGCCGGAAGTCGGCGCCCTGTTCCCCACTCCAAATTTGCACAGCCTGACCTGGGTATGCCTGCGCTGGCTTGAAGTCCTGCCGCTTGAAGTCCATTACAAGCAGCTGCTGCTCACCCAGGAGACGGTAACGCTGGCCACCCGATTCTTGCTTAAATTACTGGATACAGATGCCGAACCATCAACAGAGCTGGCATAA
- a CDS encoding HDOD domain-containing protein, whose product MAHVSFFWLKPENDKIVKGIQSEFCARVKDAIANNRLSLPPIPEVLARLQRLCELEDTTIRDVADVLLDDPGIAASMIKISNTIMFNRRNVVCHDIQTAVSRLGIMRVRDIVTAKAIEDLKTYGHFDSRCNQLLQQSALRSRQLAATMAVISQGLLSHPDSTARIEPEKALLAGLFADIGLFSLIHEYQAYLENGNYLDLNVAKFVFEHCCQDASLLILRHWGFDDDYLEVACNTSMPYRQQQPGTRYLDIARMANHLLMFKSNDEAIDDHHVELDLAGADIMYDLTNMPEAEFNQQLRDVIKESGF is encoded by the coding sequence ATGGCACACGTATCTTTTTTCTGGCTCAAGCCGGAGAATGACAAAATAGTCAAAGGCATACAGTCCGAGTTCTGCGCACGGGTAAAAGACGCGATCGCCAACAATCGCCTGAGCCTGCCACCGATCCCGGAAGTCCTTGCCAGACTTCAGCGGCTCTGTGAACTGGAAGACACCACCATTCGTGATGTGGCTGATGTCCTGCTCGACGACCCGGGCATTGCCGCTTCAATGATCAAAATTTCCAATACCATCATGTTCAACCGCCGCAACGTGGTTTGCCATGACATCCAAACGGCTGTCAGCCGGCTCGGGATCATGCGGGTGCGCGATATTGTGACAGCAAAAGCCATCGAAGATCTCAAGACTTATGGCCATTTTGACAGCCGGTGTAACCAGTTGCTCCAGCAAAGCGCTTTGCGTTCAAGACAGCTCGCAGCCACCATGGCGGTCATCAGCCAGGGCTTGCTGAGTCATCCGGACAGCACGGCACGGATCGAACCGGAAAAAGCCTTGCTGGCAGGCCTATTTGCCGACATCGGTTTATTCAGTCTGATTCACGAATATCAGGCCTATCTGGAAAATGGCAACTACCTGGACCTGAACGTCGCCAAGTTCGTGTTTGAACATTGCTGCCAGGACGCCAGCTTGCTGATCCTCCGGCACTGGGGCTTTGATGATGATTATCTGGAAGTTGCCTGCAACACCAGCATGCCTTATCGCCAGCAACAACCGGGGACCCGTTACCTGGATATCGCCCGGATGGCCAACCATTTGCTGATGTTCAAAAGCAATGACGAGGCCATTGACGATCACCATGTCGAACTGGACCTGGCCGGGGCCGACATCATGTATGACCTGACCAACATGCCGGAAGCTGAATTTAACCAACAGTTACGCGACGTCATTAAAGAAAGTGGATTCTAA
- a CDS encoding lysine exporter LysO family protein produces the protein MFSGMLYIFLPLVIGYLIPVHKGSVIEFINVQTSRLVLVILGLMGLSLAGLDNLGQNLSQILTYTTVFFLTISGCNLLALPVIDKLWPTETSQDHRRLPFGKMMMESVKLIFVVAGGLLVGLLSGIELGWVDQASEIILLLLLFLIGIQLRNSGMTLRQILLNKKGITIALVIVATSLPGGVIAAAILGIPLTHGLAMASGFGWYSLAGILMGDGLGPIFGGAAFLNELLRELVALTLIPVVIGRYPSTAIGYAGATAMDFTLPVIQNCGGIRCVPVAIVSGFILSLLVPFLMLFFLSL, from the coding sequence ATGTTTTCAGGAATGCTCTATATCTTCCTTCCGCTGGTGATCGGCTATCTGATCCCGGTGCACAAGGGATCCGTCATTGAGTTTATCAACGTCCAAACCAGCCGCCTGGTGCTGGTGATCCTCGGTCTCATGGGCCTCAGCCTGGCCGGACTTGATAACCTGGGACAAAACCTGAGCCAGATTCTCACCTATACCACGGTGTTCTTCCTGACCATCAGCGGATGCAACCTGCTGGCCCTGCCCGTGATCGATAAACTATGGCCGACCGAGACCAGTCAGGATCATCGCCGGCTGCCATTCGGCAAAATGATGATGGAATCCGTGAAGCTGATCTTCGTCGTCGCCGGCGGCTTGCTGGTTGGCCTGCTGTCCGGTATTGAACTGGGCTGGGTCGATCAGGCCAGCGAGATCATCCTGCTGTTGCTGCTGTTCCTGATTGGGATCCAATTGCGCAATAGCGGCATGACCCTTCGGCAAATCCTGTTGAATAAAAAAGGGATCACTATCGCACTGGTCATTGTAGCGACCTCCCTGCCGGGCGGTGTCATCGCTGCGGCTATCCTCGGGATCCCGCTCACCCATGGCCTGGCCATGGCTTCCGGTTTTGGGTGGTATTCGCTGGCCGGGATCCTGATGGGAGATGGCCTGGGGCCGATTTTCGGTGGCGCCGCATTCCTCAACGAGCTGCTGCGCGAACTGGTCGCCCTGACGCTGATCCCGGTCGTGATTGGTCGCTATCCCAGCACTGCTATCGGATATGCCGGCGCAACGGCAATGGACTTCACCTTACCGGTCATCCAAAACTGCGGCGGGATCCGCTGCGTCCCTGTTGCCATTGTCAGCGGGTTTATTCTCAGCTTGCTGGTCCCATTTCTGATGCTGTTCTTCCTGTCGCTCTAA